A stretch of DNA from Dehalobacterium formicoaceticum:
CACAAAAAAAGATATGGATATAATGGAAGACGCTATAATGGAGATGGAAAGAAATATAATTATGAAAAAAGATGTGGGTAATGCATCCATCCGTTTTCACTCCGCCATAATCGCTGCTTCCGGTAATGATATAATAATCAAGATAAATGAAATTTTGATGGAGCCATTAAAGTATTCACGAAAGCTATCATTAAAAGAAATTTTGCAACAAAACACGGCATTATCATACCATAAAGAACTTTTTCAAGCGATCAAAGAACAAGATGTGGAAAAAGCTACTCTAGCTATGCACGAACATCTATGTGACTTGCACAATGCAATAAAAGAGTAACTGTGCAGCCTTTTATTATTTCTGATATTCCAATTTTGTAACTTAAAAAATATCCAATTTTATTGGCATTCCAGAATGCCAATAAAATTGGGTTAATTGTACATATTATCATAAGAACTTTTTATCGGCGAGATAAGTGGAAAGTGACACTTAATTTCTGGATAACGATTTCTAAGCATCCGATGGAGTAAAAACTCCCCTAATGCCAAGAACTCTGTTTATGCAGAACCATCGGCAGGACTTTAGCAAAATGGGTATCTCTTGATTACATCTTGACATAACAGAATTCAAAAAAAATATAGCTCAACATTTCATAAATTTTTTTAATCTAAGTGGCATACCGGAATTCCAAACTAAAAATAATTAAAATTTTTTAATTTCCCTGGCATTCCAGAATGCCAGTTTATATAAATTAAAAGATCAAAATTAAAGAAAGGAGATGCCAGTTCAAACATGAAAGTTGAGCCAAAAAGTAGTACTCCACAAGATGAGGTGTTGATTGTCAAACTAAAGAGGTATAGGCTCTGGATCTTTGTTGCCATTTCTGTTACATATATACTCTCTTATTTCCAAAGAGCAGCTCCGGCTGTTGTGGGACCGGAGCTTATGAGGGAATTTTCCTTAACGCCATCTGAACTGGGCCTGGTCGGTTCCATGTATTTTTGGGCGTATGCGGTAACTGCAGTACCTGGGGGTCTATTGGCTGATTCCTGGGGAGCACGCAAAACGATCACTGCATTTGTATTTCTTGCAGGTATCGGAGGATTAATTTTCTCTTTGGGTACCAGTATGATAATGCTTGCTACGGGAAGATTTATAGTCGGTTTAGGTGTTGGAGTTGTATACGTGGCAGCTATGAGAATTCTGGCTGACTGGTACAAATCTGATGAAAGAGGTACGTATTCAGGTATTTTGCTAGCTGTTGGAAATGTTGGGGCGTTGATATCCACTACTCCTTTAGTTTTTCTTATGGGGAATATCGGATGGAGAAATTCTTTCAGCTTGGTAGCAATATTGACCTTTGTAACGGCGGCAATTTCTTACGGGGTTATTCGCAATAAACCAAGTGATATGGGGTTACCTTCACCTAACCAAGTGAACGGCGCTGTGATGCAAACCGAAGTAGTGAAACCTTCATTAGGTGAATCTTTAAAAACAGTGTTCGGCACCAAAAAGTTCTACTTGCTCGCTATATTGCTTTTCTCCTATTACGGTTCTTTTATGGGTGTGGGATCATTGTGGGCAGGTCCATATTTGCAAAATGTATATGGTCTATCGAAAGAATTGGCAGGAAGCGTTCTTATGATGTTCCCTCTGGGTATGGTGTTTGGTTGTCCTATAGCAGGTTATATGTCGGACAAAATTTTGAAATCCCGTAAAAAAGTTCTGTTCTGGGGTTGTCTTCTGCACATTCTGTTTTATATTCCATTAATCTTTTTAGCAGGCAGTTTGTCTACAACAATGTTATATGCACTGTTTTTTGGGTATGGATTGACGGGAGGTACGTTTGTTTCCTGCTTTACCTGCTCACAAGAAATCTACGAGCCAAAATTTGCGGGAACCGCTGTAGGGGCATTAAACATGTTTCTCTTTGGCGGCGGGGCATTTTATCAGTATGTTATGGGAGCGGTTGTTGGTACTTTTGAACCGATTGCGAAAAATGTGTATCCAGTGGCGGCTTACCAGGCAGCTTTTGCTGTTCCGGCTTGCGGGTTAATTTTGGGTGTGATCCTATTCGCGTTTTTCAAGGAGGGTAGAGAAGAGCAGTAGGCAAAAAAAGTGTGCACCCATGGAGACATAGTGGAATAAGTCAGGGTTTATGGTTATGTTTTAAATTTGATAATAGGAGGTTAGAATCAAATGAGGCTTGTGATCGAATCGATAGACATTAATGATGTTCAAGAAGGTTTAAAAACTTGCGCCCAAGAAGGTGTGTTGCAAATTAATTTTAAAGAGCTGGAGGAGCTAATACTTAAAGACGCCAGAATCAAGTCTGTGGATATAAATCTGGCTTGCCCGGGTGATAAGACTAGGATATTAAATGTTCAAGACGTTATACAACCGCGGTGCAAGGTGGATAAAGAGGATGCCGATTTCCCGGGTTTTATTGGGAAGATGCAAATTGCCGGAAGTGGGAAAACCAGATCTTTAAGGGGTACAGCTGTTGTTGTCTGCAACCCGAGCACAAACAGAGCTGAAAGCGGACTTCTTGATATGAGCGGTCCTGTAGCGGAGCTAAGTCCTTATGGCAAAATGAAAAATTTAGTTGTTGCCCCTTATGTTGCAGAAGGGGTTGGGGAAAGAGACTTTGAAGATGCTGTAAAAAATGCCGGATATAAAGCGGCAGTTTATATGGCGCAGGCTGCTGAAGGACTTACTGTCAACGAGGTGGAAGTTTTTGAATCCGATTTGACTGAATGCGCAAAATCTGATCTTCCTCGGGTAGCCCTGTATTATCAGACATATAGTCCCCAATTCGATTATCTTGCTGTTTCGGATAAAGTTGTTTATGGGAACAACATCAGCTTCAATATGCCGATCGTGGTACATCCCAACGAGGTTCTGGATGGGGGGTTTGTTGGTTGGAATGCCCTGAAAGGTATTGATTCCTATTGTATTCAAAATCATGGTGTCATAAAAGAACTTTATAAGCACCATGGAAAGGATTTGAATTTTGTAGGGGTTGTCGCAGCAACGGCAAATATGGATGCCGATTCAAGGAATCGCGGTGCTTCCATGTCTGCACACCTGATTAAGAATATTCTTGGTGCCGACGCAGCGATCATTCAAAAAATATTAGGCGGGATGCCTCACATCGATATTTCGACTACAGGAATAGAATGTGAAAAGCTGGGAATTAAAACCTGCGTTTATACTACGCCTTTAACTTCAACAGGTACGCTTGGAGATACCATATTGTTTAATGATGAGCTTCTTGATTTGATTACTATTTCCGGCAACCAATTTGAAAAAACTAAAATACATTTTCAGGCGGAAAAGTTCCTGGGAGGTGCTGCCGATACCCGATTATACAGTCAAGGTATTGAACAATATGCAGGGGATCCGGTTATTGATATTGAGGAGTATTTGCTTGCCGGGGTTCACGATCTTACCGGAAACAGAGAAATAATCGTTAAAGAATATTAGTCTATAAAGAGAGGTGTCCTATAATGGCTAAGAAAAGAGTAGTTCACTATCTAAATCAGTTTTTTGGTCAAGTTGGCGGAGAAGAACAAGCAGCAGTTGGTTTTTCCGTTAAGGAAGGTCCAGTGGGGCCTGGCTTGGCTTTGCAAAAAGCACTTGGCGATGACGCTGAAATAGTTGCCACAATTATTTGCGGTGATGACTATTTTTCCGCTAATTCGGAAGAAAATGCGGCAGAAGGATTGAAATTAGTAAAACAATATCAACCTGACCTATTTTTTGCAGGTCCTGCTTTTGCTGCCGGACGTTATAGCGTTGCCTGCGGTGCCATGTGTAAAGCGGTAGGTGATGAATTTGGTATCCCCGTTGTATCTGGTATGGATGAGTCCGCCCCTGGTATGGATTTGTATAGAAAGTCTGTTCATATTGTCAAGACAGCAAATCAAAGCCGTGATATGATTAAGGTTCTGCAAAAAATGGCACGGTTAGCTTCCGCTCTTACCGCCAAAGAAGATGGAATAAGGTTAATCTCTTTTGAAAATCTGCCTGATCCCAAGGAATATGATTATTTTACCCGTGATCAGCTAAGAAATGAGTATTGTGATAAGTCTATTGCCCAAAGAAGCGTTGAAGCTTTACTGAAGAAAATTAAAGGAGAACCCTTTGTCAGTGAAGTTACTCCCGATAGGTTTGAAAAATTTGAAATTCCGGCTGCTGTTAAAGATTTAAGCAAAGCTGAAATTGCCTTTGTTAGTGACGGCGGCTTAGTACCTAAAGGAAATCCCGACAGAATGACAACAAGAAGTAACATTCGCTGGGGAGCATACAATTTGGATGGGATGTTCCAAAGTTATGAAGTTGTGCATGCCGGATATTTTAATGACTATGTTTTGCAGGATCCAGACAGGTTAGTCCCCTACGATATTATGCGTGATCTGGTAAATGAAGGCGAGGTTGGCAAAATTCATGACACATTTTACTCTATGCCTGCTTGTACGACTGTATCAAAAAAATGTGCTGAAAATGGCAGTTTAATAGCCGCCGAACTCAAAAAGAGGGGTACCGTTGATGCTGTAATCCTAACATCCACCTGAGGAACCAGTACTCGTTGCGGGTCAACGATAGCAAGAGAAATTGAAAAGGCTGGATTCCCGGTAGTACAAATTACGGCTATTCCTAATATCGCTGAAATGCTTGGTGTAAATAGGGTCGTTGTAGGAGAGGCCGTTCCCCATCCTGTGGGTAATCCTAAACTGACTCCGGAAAAGGAAAAAGAATTACGTAGGAAATATGTTAAAAAAGCACTGGAATTATTGCAGCAAGATGTTACTGAGCCAAGAATCTTAACTGTTGGTTAGTATTATTCAAGTTTTATTTAGTGATTGGCAGACGAATAAAGTTTATCTGATGAAAAAGACAATTAAATTAAATCAGGGGGTTTTTTGCCAATGGAACGTAATGAAATTATAAGGTTAGCAACAGATTTTACGAACATATCACCACACAACTTTGTTCCGGAGGCAAAAGCCCTTTTGCCGGAAATGTCAGGTATGCGAATTTTTGAGCCTCCTATTTTAGCTTTTGGTGATGCGGCAGATGACTGTTTTGAATCTTTAAAGGAACCTTTTGCAGTTGGTGAACATTTCATGATTCCTGAACAGTGGCTTAACAACGCAAAAACGGTTATATCATTTTTCCTTCCATTTACCGAACAGATCCGCAAGGGAAATAAAAAGGATATGTCGTGGCCTTCTGCGGAATGGCTTCACGGCCGAATTGAAGGGCAAGAATTTGTTGTTAAATTGACAATCTATTTGCTAAATAATCTAGTTGAAGCTGGATTTGACAGTGTTGCCCCCATCTTAGATCCACGGTTTTCTGTTAAAAAATATATTGAAGGCAGTACCCTGCGTTTTGCCAGTTGTTGGTCGGAACGTCATGTTGCCTATGTTTGCGGATTAGGTACATTTGGTCTCTCCAATGGATTAATTACGAAAAAGGGCATTTGCGGTCGTTTTGGAAGTATAATTACTGCAATACCTTTGCCGACTGATAAAAGGAAATATACAGGAATTAACGACTACTGTAGTATGTGCGGTGTATGTGCACATAATTGCCCGGTGGGAGCAATTACATTAGAACAGGGTAAAAACGATAGAATTTGTTCAGAGTTTATAGATGGCATTACAAAAAAGTGCAGTCCTTACTATGGTTGTGGAAAATGTCAGGTGGGAGTGCCTTGCGAAGTTTCGGTACCAAAATAAGAACCAAAATAAGAACCATTTAAAGAACCATTTATGGAAGGATGAAAATAATGCTGGAATTAACAAAAGAAAACTTTGAATCTGAAGTATTAAAGGCGGATGGTAGCGTTTTCGTAGACTTTTTTGGTGATGGCTGTGTGCCCTGTGAGGCGCTGATGCCTTTTGTTCATGAAATGGCGGATAAATACGGAGATAAGCTGAAGTTTACCTCCCTTAACACCACAAAAGCACGCCGCCTTGCTATTGGGCAAAAGGTCATGGGCTTGCCTGTTATGGCTATCTATCAGAACGGTGTAAAGGTGGAGGAACTGGTAAAGGAAGATGCCTCCCGGGAAAATATTGAAGCTATGATTAATAAGTATCTTTAAAAAGGCACCAACTCCGTTACACCAAACGGTTTGGTATATATGAATACTTAAGGAAGGAGGGAAAACAATGAGTATTTTGGAAGGAAAGAAGATTATTATTGTAGGCGACAGAGACGGCATTCCCGGCCCTACTATTGAAGACTGTGTAAAGGAGGCGGGAGCAGAAGTTGTATTCTCCTCAACAGAATGTTTTGTTTGAACTGCCGCAGGTGCGATGGATCTGGAAAACCAGAATAGGGTAAAAGAACTGTCCGAAAAATACGACCCTGAGAACATTGTTGTAGTTCTTGGAGCAGCGGAGGGTGAAGCCGCAGGGATTGCCGCCGAAACAGTGACAGCCGGAGACCCAACTTTTGCAGGTCCATTGGCAGGAGTCCAGTTAGGACTTAAGGTATATCATATTTGTGAGCCGGAGATAAAAGCAGAAATTCCGGAAGCCTTATATGAAGAACAGATTGGTATGATGGAAATGGTACTTGATGTCGACAGTATTGCCGGGGAGATGAAAACTATTCGTAATCAATATTCTAAGTACTAATATCATGAAGTGGTGATGTGGTGTGTGGGTTACCGTATCACCACTTACATTTATAAAAACCAATTTATTCCGCACATCTATACGAAATGTTTTTCTGATGATAATTAAGATGTTCTCTACGTTTAATTCCGGGGGCAGCTATGAATCTATCGGCTGGGGTTATGGCCCAGGTATTGGTGAGGGGTATAACAGAGGTGAACCTTTCTTCCTGTTTCCCGCTTCTCATTAAACTGCACTTTCGTTTATTTATCCCCTTAATAAAAGCTCAACAGTCAGGAAATCACTGATTGTTGAGCCTTTGTACTGTTCCATGAAAAAATACATGCTCATCAGACACCTGGGGAAGGAGGTTTAGCAGAAAGGGTAAAACCAGGTGATTGGAATGCTGCTCGTGATGTATATGTTGAATGTAAAGGGCCGGAAGCCCCGGGGTTGGAATCATTTGGAAAAAATAATCAACGGCAAATACATAGTTCCATTTTTAAAGGGGTGATGCAGAACTGCTTTTTCGAAATAGTATGAAGAAGTATGCGATACTCCCATTTTCTATGATTTTATCAGTGGCATATTAAACGCTTAAAAACACTGGACTTTAATCTTGACTTTAAATCGACCAGAATGGTGAACCGGGAGACAAACCGGACAGTCCCTGCGGTTCACCTAAACTAACCAATAGCTTGGCACACAAGCTGTGGCTACGGCGTATACTAAAAAACCCAATAGCACATTGAGTATCTATCATATCCCTGATATAATAATATCAGAGGAAGGATGTGGCGTTATGAATATCAAACCGTCAACAGCATTGAGAAATGAGTATACGCAAATATCTGAGCTTGCAAAAACATCTGGTGAGCCAATCATCATCACCAATAAAGGCGAGGCGGATCTCGTTGTTTTGAGTGTAGATGCCTTTGAAGAAAGGGAAAAAATGTTTCGTCACAGAGATAAGGTATACGAGGCGGAAGTTGCACGTCTGAGCGGCATGCCCACATTTACGCCGGAGCAGATTCATGAGGAATTGGAGGATCTTTATGCCGCCGCAGAGAAATAAGCTGATCTATCTCGCACCGGCAAGAGAGGACATTCTGGATATAGCCAGATACCATCTTGAAAAGGTCGGTGTTAACTCTGCGAGGGAGGTTACAGTGGAAATAGAGAGAACAATTAACCGTCTGTCTCAGTTTCCGCTTATGGGTCAGACGCATCCCGACCCTGTGCTTGCAGAAAACGGATATCGGAAGCTGGTTATTGCTTCCACATACGTTTGCATTTATAAAGTATTTCATGACGACGTGTACATTTACCGTATCGTCAACGGAAAGAAAGACTATCCAAAGCTGCTCAAATAGTAGGGCAGAACATGGGACGTTTCTTTGTTCTAACCTAATAAATCTTATTAAAAGTAAACCCGTTAAGTCAGGATATCTATATCAAACAAAGAACCGTCCCCTGTTTACTTCACCGTCCCCTGTTTACTTCCGAAAATGGATATCGGAAGCTGGTTATTACTTCCACATACGTTTGCATTTATAAAGTATTTCATGACGACGTGTACATTTACCGTATCGTCAACGGAAAGAAAGACTATCCAAAGCTGCTCAAATAGTAGGGCAGAACATGGGACGTTTCTTTGTTCTAACCTAATAAATCTTATTAAAAGTAAACCCGTTAAGTCAGGATATCTATATCAAACAAAGAACCGTCCCCTGTTTACTTCCAAATGACACTTAATAACCGTCCCCTGTTTACTCCCTCGGTAACGTTTTATATTTTTCTCAAAACGCGAATTAAAAAACTCCACACTACTGATTTTCTAATCGGTGGTGAAACCCTGGCCCAGCGGATGAAGGATAAAAAAGAAGCATAATTTCTCGAATTAATAGCACACATGGGTTAGATCTCTCGGGGAGGTTCCTATGCCATTTCTAAAAGAAATTCATTTTGACTGGTCCAAGGCGTCAAAAAAAATAAATATCCTTTCAATATTCCTTGTTTCTCTGAGTTAACGGGGATTGCCTTTGAAAGTGATGTGACTTTTTTTGTGGGGGAAAACGGCTCCGGAAAATCTACTTTACTGGAGGCTATTGCATATAAATGTGGTTTTTCTCCCCAAGGTGGAGGGAAAAATAATATTTTTGGAATGGATGATGAGGATTGTCCTTTAGAATTAGAAAATATTTTAACCTTATCATGGATGCCCAAGATTAAAGGAGGATTCTTTTTAAGAGCGGAAACGTTTTTTAATTTTGCCGGTTATCTGGATCAATTAGCTGAAGATGATGGGCATGGTGTGTACGTGCCTTACGGAGGAAAATCCTTGAATGAACAGTCCCATGGAGAAGCCTTTCTCTCCCTATTTATGAACAGGTTTAATCAAAAAGGCGTCTATTTGTTGGATGAGCCGGAGGCAGCTTTGTCACCCCAAAGGCAGTTGGCCTTTTTAATATTGATGCATCAGTTAATTGAAAAGGGCAATGCCCAATTTATCATTGCCACTCATTCGCCGATCTTAATGGGATTTCCCCAGGGGGTTATTCTCAATTTTGATCATCGTCCTGTGGAAAAAATCAATTATATGGATACAGATCACTATCAAATAACGAAAAGGTTTTTAAATGATACGGAAAGATTTTTCAAAAAACTGGTAACCGAATAGGGATTTAGGGTGACCTGATGACCTGATGCCCTGATGAACCGGGGCGATGGTACCTTCGGCTCACCTGTTTATATTCCCTAATTGTTCTACAATCCATTTGGGGAAATTCTTAGCATCAATTTCTATACATACCTTAACATTTGGACTATCATGATATTTCATATATAAATCGGCTACTGTGGTCCCAGCGGCAGGACCTTCTAAGGCCACTTCCATAAAATAATCTTTAAACTTAAATAAAGCCGGATTTAAAAGGTATGCAATGGTACAAGCATCGTGTATTTTAAGCCCGGTTTCTAAGCTTCCCCCTCTATAATTAGTAAGAATCGCATAAAGCATCTCGCCTGCTTTTCCAAAAGTCTTAATCTGATTAACGTCTTTTTTCTTAAGCAAGGCGCTGTCCGTTACGTTAAGACCAAACATAGTAATCGGTAAACCGGATTGTAAGACCATCTGTGCAGCATGTGGGTCCACATAAATATTAAATTCCGTAGAGGAGGTCATATTTCCTAAGGATGTTGACCCACCCATGATCACAATTTCGGCTATCTTTTGTTTTACTTCCGGGTATGCCGATAAGAGTAATGCGAGATTCGTCAAAGGACCGATGGCAACAATCGTGATTTTTTCTTTGCTGTTTAAAATACAATCCTTCATTTCTGCAACCGCATGCCTTTCAAGTGCCTTGCGGGAGGGTTCTGGAAAATTATAACCCTTCATTCCGGTTTCACCGTGAACTTCAACCGCATCTTCATATTTGCAGAGTAAGGGAAGTTGATTTCCTTTTGCCACAGGAATAGCTACATTAAATAGCTCAGTAAGTTTTAACATATTATTAGTTGTCTGATCTACACTGATATTTCCCATAACAGTAGTGAGTAGCTTCATGACATCATCCAATGCAGCTATTCATCGAGCTTCTATGCTTTCATTATACCATTACCTAATCCAGTCGTTAAATCTGATGTAAATGTCTGAAATTAAATTTTAAAGAGGTTGGAAAAAGTAAAAGAAAAGATCCTTGACTAAAACGGGAACAAAATTTTCCATTTTGCGTCTGTTAATTTAGAATTTAAAAAATGAATCTCCCCCAAATATTTTCAGGGAAAATTAGGATTTGGAGAAAGTAAAAAGGAGAGTGGATCTAATGTTAAGAATTTTACTAATTCTGTTTACGGTGATGCTTTTTCCCATAACATCTTTTGCCGCAGACTGGGATAATTACTGGGTCAGTGGCTGGCATGATGATAATTCCAATTACGATATCTATAATTTGCGGCCAAGAAACGAGAAGGTAACAGACAACGCAGTGATTATGCATAACCTGGATCAGGATGAATGGGTGCGCTTGGAAGAAAGATTTTGTGTTCTTTACAAGCCTTTAAAGCCATATGATGTCAAATTACCCGAAGCTTGGATTGCAAAGAAAGGTGAAAAATTCAACCCCTATATAAATTATTATTATGACATTGGGAATAACCGGTTGATCTTAGGAAAACAGTATCAAATTTCACCGGATGAAAAGTGGGGTCTTCAGTATAATGACTATTATGGATCAGGGGGCAGAACAAAAAGTTTCCTGCTAAAGAATCTGGAAAATGGTACTATTGAAGAACGTCCGGAATTGGTAAACCCCGGTGATTACAGTAGATTTTACTGGCTTCCTGATAGCACAATTTTGTTTTATAAATATAGTCAAAATGAGAGACAGAACGTAATTTATATCTTTTACCCAGAGACAAAGGAATTTAAAAAAGTTATATCGGGAAGCTTGTATGCCTATGATGGAAAAACCAATCAAATATTATTTGTAAAAAACGAACCAAAACGGGAGAACTGGACACTGGATCTTTCAACCAGACTGGAAAAACGGGAAATGAATTGGGAAAGGTTTTATCTCTCACCCGATGAGGCATCTAAAGTACCGATTTCTCCCGAGGATTTGCAGATGGCTGGTTTAAAAGTAATTACTCCGGAAGAAACTGTCCGGTACGAGCACGAAATTGGAATCAGTGATCAGGTTATTCCGGTTCCTTATGTTTTTAAAAGAGAAAACAAGGAATTTATTCCCCTTCGTCCTTTGATGGAGTCATTGGGGATCAAGATTAACATCAATCAGTTGGGTAGTTTCGTTTGGGAATATCAAGTTTCTTATCGGGAAAAGAAGTTTACCCTTTCAGAGGGCGAATATATAAACTATAAATGGCAGTTATTTGTAACTCCTGACGTGCTCAAAAAAATGGGGCTGCCGGAATTTACGATCAGTCCTATTAAAGCAGATAGCCTATAAACACATATGAAAAAAGAATAGAAGGGAGCATATATGATGAGTAAGAAACCTTGGTATAAGAATTGCCCTCCTTGAATTCTCATGTATCTGCTGCTGGGCGCAGCATTTATTCTGGTTAGTCTAATACAGTATCTGCAAAAATAGAAGCATGACACCCCGACACTTTTAAGAAAATAGCGTATCCATTGGGCCTACAATGGATACGCTGTTTTCTTAAAAGTGTCAGATATTTTCTTTTCCCCTTGGGGAATACGATCTACTCCCGAGCACTGCCACAGGGCCGGTTATTGCGGGATTTCCAAACTCATGATTTCAGTAAGGTTGTTTAAGTTGTTTGCTTTGATCATCCCCGGGGAGAGCGTATATAAGGTATCACCGATGTAGATGATTCTCTCGATATTTTTGGCGTTGGAGTACCAATTTAAACCGGCTTTCGTATAATCCTCTTGACTCAGATGGGTAATGGTCCCTTTCAGGTCAAAACCTTTTGCCAGGTCAAGCTGATAGACATAGGCTCCCTGGAAGGTAAATTCTCCGTAGTCAGGAAAATTGTTTTGGCTCTGGTTCGGATTCTTGTTTTTAATTTCCATCACGGTAACAGGGAAGGCCAATAAGTTTTTCTCCCGGGAAAACAAAAGGGCTTTATGGTTCCTGAGGAGTTCGGAATCCGTACCCCGGTCTCCGATAATTTCCTGAAATTTCTGCACGGGATGGGTCACGTCACTGACATCAAAGAGGGCAATTTTCATTCCCTGGTAAAAAGCCATGGTACCTGCATCTTTTCCCTGCCCATCTTTTTGACTAAGCTCCACGGTGTCTTTTCCGAAACCGATGATGTGGTTTTCGTCATAGGGATGCAGATAATCACTGTATCCGGGAATTTTCAAAGCACCAAGAATTTTCGGCTTTCTGGGGTCTTTCAGGTCAAGAACAAAGAGGGGGTCAACATTTTTAAATGTAACCATGTAGCCCCGGTCGCCTATGAAGCGGGCCGAATATATTCTTTCCCCAGGAGCAATGTCTTCAATTTTACCGGCAAGCTTCATTTTTCCATCCAGGATATAAACATTGTTTTTGGAGGTATCTCCGCTCCGCCAGGTTGATCCGATGGTTGTGGCAATCCGGAAAAACCCCTGATGTTCATCCATGGAGAATTGGTTGAGAATCGTGCCGGGGACTTCACCTTGGGCGGCAAACTTCACTTCCCCCTGATCCAGGGTGAATTTATAAACAAGGGTATTTAATTCAGGGGCAACCTTTTCGCCGGTCTGATAACCGGTAACAGCAGCATATAAACTGTCTGCTGTGGCATAAATATTTTGTCCTGCTCCCAAGAAAGCTGCAACCTTCATTTCCTTGTCCGGATGGTTCAAGTCCAAT
This window harbors:
- a CDS encoding glycine/betaine/sarcosine/D-proline family reductase selenoprotein B — protein: MAKKRVVHYLNQFFGQVGGEEQAAVGFSVKEGPVGPGLALQKALGDDAEIVATIICGDDYFSANSEENAAEGLKLVKQYQPDLFFAGPAFAAGRYSVACGAMCKAVGDEFGIPVVSGMDESAPGMDLYRKSVHIVKTANQSRDMIKVLQKMARLASALTAKEDGIRLISFENLPDPKEYDYFTRDQLRNEYCDKSIAQRSVEALLKKIKGEPFVSEVTPDRFEKFEIPAAVKDLSKAEIAFVSDGGLVPKGNPDRMTTRSNIRWGAYNLDGMFQSYEVVHAGYFNDYVLQDPDRLVPYDIMRDLVNEGEVGKIHDTFYSMPACTTVSKKCAENGSLIAAELKKRGTVDAVILTSTUGTSTRCGSTIAREIEKAGFPVVQITAIPNIAEMLGVNRVVVGEAVPHPVGNPKLTPEKEKELRRKYVKKALELLQQDVTEPRILTVG
- a CDS encoding AAA family ATPase, which encodes MGENGSGKSTLLEAIAYKCGFSPQGGGKNNIFGMDDEDCPLELENILTLSWMPKIKGGFFLRAETFFNFAGYLDQLAEDDGHGVYVPYGGKSLNEQSHGEAFLSLFMNRFNQKGVYLLDEPEAALSPQRQLAFLILMHQLIEKGNAQFIIATHSPILMGFPQGVILNFDHRPVEKINYMDTDHYQITKRFLNDTERFFKKLVTE
- a CDS encoding type II toxin-antitoxin system Phd/YefM family antitoxin; this encodes MNIKPSTALRNEYTQISELAKTSGEPIIITNKGEADLVVLSVDAFEEREKMFRHRDKVYEAEVARLSGMPTFTPEQIHEELEDLYAAAEK
- a CDS encoding type II toxin-antitoxin system RelE/ParE family toxin, which produces MPPQRNKLIYLAPAREDILDIARYHLEKVGVNSAREVTVEIERTINRLSQFPLMGQTHPDPVLAENGYRKLVIASTYVCIYKVFHDDVYIYRIVNGKKDYPKLLK
- a CDS encoding MFS transporter translates to MKVEPKSSTPQDEVLIVKLKRYRLWIFVAISVTYILSYFQRAAPAVVGPELMREFSLTPSELGLVGSMYFWAYAVTAVPGGLLADSWGARKTITAFVFLAGIGGLIFSLGTSMIMLATGRFIVGLGVGVVYVAAMRILADWYKSDERGTYSGILLAVGNVGALISTTPLVFLMGNIGWRNSFSLVAILTFVTAAISYGVIRNKPSDMGLPSPNQVNGAVMQTEVVKPSLGESLKTVFGTKKFYLLAILLFSYYGSFMGVGSLWAGPYLQNVYGLSKELAGSVLMMFPLGMVFGCPIAGYMSDKILKSRKKVLFWGCLLHILFYIPLIFLAGSLSTTMLYALFFGYGLTGGTFVSCFTCSQEIYEPKFAGTAVGALNMFLFGGGAFYQYVMGAVVGTFEPIAKNVYPVAAYQAAFAVPACGLILGVILFAFFKEGREEQ
- the trxA gene encoding thioredoxin TrxA; this translates as MLELTKENFESEVLKADGSVFVDFFGDGCVPCEALMPFVHEMADKYGDKLKFTSLNTTKARRLAIGQKVMGLPVMAIYQNGVKVEELVKEDASRENIEAMINKYL
- a CDS encoding glycine/sarcosine/betaine reductase component B subunit, translating into MRLVIESIDINDVQEGLKTCAQEGVLQINFKELEELILKDARIKSVDINLACPGDKTRILNVQDVIQPRCKVDKEDADFPGFIGKMQIAGSGKTRSLRGTAVVVCNPSTNRAESGLLDMSGPVAELSPYGKMKNLVVAPYVAEGVGERDFEDAVKNAGYKAAVYMAQAAEGLTVNEVEVFESDLTECAKSDLPRVALYYQTYSPQFDYLAVSDKVVYGNNISFNMPIVVHPNEVLDGGFVGWNALKGIDSYCIQNHGVIKELYKHHGKDLNFVGVVAATANMDADSRNRGASMSAHLIKNILGADAAIIQKILGGMPHIDISTTGIECEKLGIKTCVYTTPLTSTGTLGDTILFNDELLDLITISGNQFEKTKIHFQAEKFLGGAADTRLYSQGIEQYAGDPVIDIEEYLLAGVHDLTGNREIIVKEY
- a CDS encoding 4Fe-4S binding protein, yielding MERNEIIRLATDFTNISPHNFVPEAKALLPEMSGMRIFEPPILAFGDAADDCFESLKEPFAVGEHFMIPEQWLNNAKTVISFFLPFTEQIRKGNKKDMSWPSAEWLHGRIEGQEFVVKLTIYLLNNLVEAGFDSVAPILDPRFSVKKYIEGSTLRFASCWSERHVAYVCGLGTFGLSNGLITKKGICGRFGSIITAIPLPTDKRKYTGINDYCSMCGVCAHNCPVGAITLEQGKNDRICSEFIDGITKKCSPYYGCGKCQVGVPCEVSVPK
- the grdA gene encoding glycine/sarcosine/betaine reductase complex selenoprotein A: MSILEGKKIIIVGDRDGIPGPTIEDCVKEAGAEVVFSSTECFVUTAAGAMDLENQNRVKELSEKYDPENIVVVLGAAEGEAAGIAAETVTAGDPTFAGPLAGVQLGLKVYHICEPEIKAEIPEALYEEQIGMMEMVLDVDSIAGEMKTIRNQYSKY